Genomic DNA from Niabella ginsenosidivorans:
TAAATGGGTCGATTTACCACCCGGCGCCGCGCACAGATCCAGTATTTTCAGATCTTCCTTCAGGTCAACTGTTTGCCGGAGCGCCTCTTCCAGGAACAGGCTACTGGCTTCCTGCACATAATAGGTGCCGGCATGAAAAAGCGGATCGAATGTAAAAGATGGCCGTTGATCCAGGTAATACCCATAAACCGACCAGGGAACTTTAGCAGCACTGATCTGCCTTCCCTCAGTCAGCAACTGCACATGGGTGGTCTTTAACGGGTTCAGGCGCACAGATGTGACCGGTGCATTTGCATTATGCACATCAATAAAAGCTTTTTCATCAAAGCCGGGAAGCCCTTCCAGCGATCGAATTAAGGTTGGTGGTAGCTGCACCCGGCAAAACTAATAAAATACCGGGCCACAAGGGCAATCTTTTGCACAAGCTCTTAATGCTTCGTTATTTTATCGGATTTTTCATCAGGTCCCGCCCTCTTGCATACATAAATTTGTTTTCTTTGCAGCTGGCTCTATTTAAACATTTTAAAATTATAATACTATGGCTGAAATCAAACTAAAAGGCAACCCGGTACATACAGTGGGCAATCTGCCCGAAAAAGGAAGTCAACTAAAGGATTTTACTCTGGTGAGTTCCGGGCTGCAGGAAAAAAAATTATCGGATTATGCCGGCAAAAAAATTGTTCTGAACATCTTTCCAAGTGTTGATACCGGTGTTTGCGCCGCATCTGTAAGAGCATTTAACCAGAAAGCGGCCGCATTGGAAAATACAGTAGTGATCAACGTTTCAAAAGACCTGCCCTTTGCATTAAGCCGGTTTTGCGCGGCAGAAGGTATTGAAAATGTGGAAACCCTTTCAGATTTCAGGGGACATTTTGGAGAAGATTATGGTGTTGCCTTTTCTGACTCTCCCATGAAGGGGCTGCTAAGCCGTGCGGTTATTGTGGCAAATGAGAACGGTGAGGTAATTTATACAGAACAGGTACCGGAGATTACTTCCGAGCCCAATTATGAGGCAGCATTGAATGCCCTGAAATAAGCTGCATTTATTAATTTTGACAGGTGTGCGGGCATATCATGTTCACACACCTGTTATTTTTTATTGCTATGACAAAATCAAGACTGGAAGCATTCAGCGATGGCGTATTGGCCATTATCATCACCATTATGGTGCTGGAATTAAAAGTGCCGGAAGCCGAAGGCGGCTATACGCTTAAATCATTAATGCCCTTAATTCCAACTTTTCTCAGCTACCTGCTGAGCTTTATTTATGTGGGCATTTACTGGAACAATCACCATCATATGTTCCAGATGGCAGACAAAATAAACGGTAGGGTATTGTGGAAAAACCTGAACCTGCTCTTTTGGCTGTCCCTGGTGCCTTTTACAACAGCCTGGATGGACAAACATTATGACCGGCCAATACCTGTAGCTTTGTATGGGGTTGTATTATTAATGTCTGGTCTTGCCTATGTGATCCTGCAGAATGAACTGATCAGGATCGGCGGTCCTGAATGTAAGCTGGCCAAAGCTGTTGGGACCGATGCAAAAGGAAAAGCTTCCTGGATCCTTTACCTGGCTGGTATCGGAGGCTGCTTTATCGCTCCCTGGATTGGTATTGCTATTTACACTATTGTAGCCGTCATCTGGTTCATTCCGGATAAGCGTATTGAAAAATTATACACAGATCAGGATGCGTTTTAGTGCACGCCCTGCCTTTTATAATTCAGATCGAACCGGATCATTTACTATCCTGTTTTTTGGCCGGTTGCAGGATGGCCGTTACAATATTACCACTTGAAAAGATCGTTTGTGCTGCTTTTTTTACGCTTTCAGGAGTTAAACTATTAATATACTTTGCCGAGTTCAGGAAACGGTCTGCATCCTTCTTTTCAAGGCGTGTTTCCAGGATATAGTTTAACCAGGTTCCGTTTTGCTGCATGGCCACTTTATTGTGCTCCAGCATTTGTTGTTTTACCTTATCCAGGTTTCCGGCAGAAGGCCCATTGGTCTTGATATTGCTGGTTTCTGCGCTCATTGCTTTCAGCAAGGTGTCAACGGCAGACGGTCCGGTCGGGAGCTGCGCAAAGAAGGTAAAATGGGGATAAGGATACTGCTCCAGCCTGGCAGACGTACCCCCTGCATAAATCCCCTGGATCTTTTCGCGCAGTTCTTCAATAATGCGGATGTTCAGCACTTCACTTACCGCGCGCATATTCAAGGCCAGGTCCTGGTCATAGGCCGTTTCACCGGAGATCATTTCAAGAATAAGGCTCTTCTCGGCCGCTCCCTTGTAAACGGTAAGGTCTACCCTGCCTTTTGCAGGGCGAACCCCGTTGTCCCTGAACCGGAATTTTTTGCCGGTAGCGGGCAGGCCCCCAATATATTTTTCAACCAGTGGCTTTAGTACAGCTTCATCAATGCTGCCTACAAATGCAAACTGCATACCGCTTGCATCTCCGAAATGTTCTTTATAGATCTGTACCGCGCGTTCCATATTGATCTGGTCAAAATACTCGGGCCGGGGTACTGCTACCGGCGCTAACGGGTTATTACCATAAACGGTTTTGATAAGGGTATCCACAAAGCTGGCCTGGGGATCTGCCAGCACAAAAGCTACACTTGCCTTGTTTTTCCGGATAAAAGAATGAAAGAGCGCCGTGTCAATCCTTGGTGCCGTTGCTTTCAGGTACAATAGCTGTAACATTGTTTCCAGGTCCTTTTTGCCGGAGCTGCCGGAAAAACCATCCGTAATGGCACCCATGGAAGCCGCTGCTGACACGGTTTTGCCGGCCAGCGCCTTTTGCAGATCTGTTGGGCTAAAGTTGCCATAGCCCATTGCATTGACTACAGCCAGGGCATATTGCGCATTGAATTTGTCTGCCACACCATATTCATTAGTGCCCCCGTAACGGCTGCCTCCCATCTGTATCTCATCATCTTTAAAATCTGTCTTTTTAATGGTAACAGTAGTGCCATTGCTTAATTCCCACGTTTTGGTGCCCAGCTTTGCATCTGTGGTCTCTTTAATGATCCTGCCGGGCATCGGCTGTATTGTCAAAAGATCAGTCGCTACCGTTTTTTCTTCATCGGCCTTAAGATCGGTACGGGATGCAACAGCGGCCACTGTATTTACAAGGCCCTGCGCAGAAGGCAGACCAGCAGCTTCCGGGCCGGTAAGCGTTACCAGGTAATTGGGGTGCTGCTGCAGCGACCGGGCAAAATCATTGACTTCCTTTAAAGAAATCAGGGGCAGCAGCTCTTTATAATAAGCATTCTCTTTTGCAATACCGGGTATGGGCTCATTGGTGAGGAAATTGCGGGTATACTCTTCTACATAGTTAGATGATTCGGTTTTGTCGCGTTCATTATATGCTTTTTCCATACCGGCCTCCATCATTTTCTTTACCCGGTCCAGCTCCGCCTGGGTACTGCCAAAACGCTTTATCTTTTCAATTTCTTCAGCAAGGGCGCTTAATCCCTTTTGCACATCAGCAGCAGTGGCAACAGCCGCGCCGGCATTGAACTGATCATAGTTCCGTGCATAGGACCCGAAATAGTTATAAGCGCCAAGAAAAGGCGGGTTGGCCTGTTGCGTTAAGTCGCGCAGGCGCTGGTTTAAAATACTTGTAAAAATATTTTTGATCAGCTCCCGCTCATATTCCCCCACTGTCTGCGCTTCTTTTGAGGGGAACGCGCTATACGCAATATTGACCATATAGTTGGTGGCTTCTTTATCGGTAACCACCATTCCGTCGTTCGTGGTATAGGGTTTTACATCCGCTGCGATTCTCCTGCGCTCATTGGCGGGGTTGGTCAGCCTGCTAAAATGGCGTTTTACCATTGCCTCAGCAGTTGCCGGGTCCACATCGCCTACAATAATAGCGGCCATCAGATCCGGCCGGTACCAGTCTTTATAAAACCTGCGGATCAGGTCCGGATGATAAGTCCGGATAATGGAATCAATCCCGATGGGGATACGGTCAGCATATTTGCTGCCGGCAAACAGCCGGGGATAGATCTGGCGGAACATGCGGTCCTCCGCCCCTTTTCCCAGGCGGCTCTCTTCCAGGATCACTTTCCGCTCATCATTAATATCATCTGTATTATAGGTTACATTGTGCGCCCAGTCTTCCAGGATCTGGAACCCCTTTTCAAGATTGCCCGGCTTATCTGTCGGAATGGGCAGCATATAAACGGTTTCATCAAAACCGGTATAAGCGTTCAGATCATTTCCAAATCCCACACCAATGCTTTGCAGAAAGCTTACAATATCATTTTTCTTAAAATTCTTTGTGCCGTTAAATGCCATATGCTCTGCCATATGCGCCAGTCCCTGCTGGTCATCATCTTCGAGGATAGAGCCGGCATTCACCACCAGCCTCAGCTCTACTTTATTTTCCGGTTTTTTGTTCTGGCGGATATAATAGGTAAACCCGTTTGACAGCCTGCCTGTTTTTACTTTGGGATCAACGGATATGGGCTCATTCAAATTTACCTGTGCAATCATAGACAGGTTAGCCAATAAAAGAAAACCGATGAGTAATCCTTTTATTGAAAAGGGTTGGTACTTCATATAAATTTGATTCAGTTTTATTTTTTATAAACAGTTGTTAGCAAATTTAGGAGGATAATAAAAAACAGAAGGAAAAATTTTCAGTATTTAGAGCTTGCTGAATAACCTGAAAGAGGATGCCTTGCAGCCCAACCGGTAACTATTGCCACAGATACAAATATTTTCGATAAGGAATATACATCAGTCCGATAAACAATTTGCAGAAAACCGGCTAAAAGAAAGGATGTTGAAATAAGGCTCCCGCAGAATGCGCGGAATACGCTGAAACCGTCCTCTGCGCTTCCGCCAGGGGCGGAGGGCTGCATAATCAGTGAGCTATTAGTTATCACGGTATCAAAAATGTTCTTTACATTATAGGTTGCAAAATGCAGTGCCGGAGGTACATTGCTGTCCCGATGAATTCTATCGGGATGGCAGTTAAACAGCAAGCGCTATTGGGCATCCGGTTGCTTTTTTTTGTTCTTGGCTGCTTCAAATCCTTTTACAATAATCACAATTTCTCCTTTCACCGTTTTTTGAGAAAAATAGTCAGCAACTTCAGACAAGCGGCCTCTTTTAGTTTCCTCGTAAAGCTTTGTCAGTTCCCGGCTCACACTGCATTCACGGTCTGGGCCAAAATAACCGGCAAACTCGTTAAGGGTCTTTACCAGCCGTAAGGGCGACTCATAAAAGATCATAGTCCGTTCCTCGGTCTTCAGGCTTTCCAGCAGGGTGTGCCTTCCTTTCTTTAAAGGCAGGAACCCTTCAAAGCAAAAACGATTGGCAGGCAGGCCGCTGTTTACCAGGGCCGGAACAAAAGCAGTAGCCCCTGGCAGTGATGTTACGGTAACGCCCTGCTTTACGCATTCCCTTACCAGCAAAAAGGCGGGGTCTGAAATGCCCGGTGTACCGGCATCTGTAACCAGGGCCATTTTTTTTCCTGCGCACAGCTGGTCTGCCAGGTGCTGCAGGATCTTATGCTCATTATGCTGGTGGTAAGGCGTCAGCGGCTTGCTGATCTGGTAATGGTTCAACAAATGGAGCGTAATACGTGTATCTTCTGCCAGGATCACATCTACCTCTTTCAGCACTTCCAGCGCACGAAGCGTAATGTCCTTTAAATTGCCTATGGGTGTAGGAACAAGATAGAGCATCCAGGAATATAAAATGCAAAATATAAAATAAACAATGTAGAATGAGGCTGCGGGCCTGCCATTCCGGGTACCTAACCGGCAGCTACAGTACGGTTACTTCAAAATACTCCATCACTGCATTGGCCAGTAGTTTTCCGGCTGCTTCTTCCGCAATGCTTTTGGCTGCTTCTTTTGAATCAGCTTCTATCTGCAGGGTGATATTCTTACCAACACGCACATCTTTTATTTTTCCAAGTCCCAGGTTTTCCAATCCGCCCAAAACCGCTTTTCCCTGCGGGTCTAACAACTCTTTCAGCGGCATAACAACCACCTGCACTGTATAATTCATATTTTTTCTTTATTTGGCTTAAAAATCAAAGATACAATAACATACGCTACCAACACAACAGGAACAGCCGCCCATTTAAAAATAAGGATGGCCAGCAGTGCAATAATTGCCAGCAAAAGCTTATCAATATTGGCTTTTAGCGTATAGGATTGAAATTTTAAACTGATGATGGGCAGGTTGCTTATCATCAGCCAGCTAATAATAATAATAACGGTGTAAATAACAGCCGGGGTAAAAATAAGCTGGTTCATAGCTTCAGAACCGGAATAAGCTATGGCCGGCAGCGATGCCGCCGTTAAACCGGCTGCCGGTGTGGGCAGGCCCTTAAAATAATAGCGCTGCTCTTTATCCAGGTTGAATTTTGCCAGCCGCCAAACCGCTGCACAGGGAAAAATAATTGCCGGCAAATACCACCATTCCGTTGCATTGGAGTGGTCTGAATAGCCCGCCTGGAGCAAACGGTAAAGGATCATGCCCGGGGCCACACCAAAGCTAACGGCATCTGCCAGCGAATCGAGCTGCTCTCCCATTGCTGATGTTGCTTTAAACAGCCTTGCCACAAATCCGTCCAGGAAATCCACAACAGCTGCGCACAGCAGCAGGAAACCACCCGTCAGCATACCTGAGGTAACTACTTTTCCTCCGCTGCTTAAAAACGCCGTTTCCGGCTGCAAAATGAATTTGATAGCCACACACCCGAAAACCAGGTTCAACAAAGTAAAAAGATTGGGTATCTGCTTCATTTTTTAATACAGTCTTGCGGTTAACTGATCATTTATTTTTTTGTAAAGATGATAGGGCTTATATACCCGCCAGTTATCTATTTCCATCAGCTCAATGTACTGGTTCAGTTTGGCCAGCTTAAACTCATACTGCGTTTGCGGAGGCATATTCAGGCACACGATCCACCCATCGGCATCGCTCAGCTCTTCATGCAGTTCTTCATAGTAATCCTTATCCCCGCTGTGAAAGTTCAGCACATTTTCTGCAATTAAAATGAACTTATAAATGCCTTCCTGCATAAATACTTCCAGCACATCGCGCTTTAGGGTCATAATATCGTTCTCCACCGCATCATTCCACTCCCCGATCATTTCAATGATGGCATATCCTTCTTCATAATCTGCTATTAACACTTTTAAATAAAGGGTACGGCTGCCAAAATAATCCCATTGCGGATGGATATAATAATTATAAACAGCATCTGTATACTCAAACTGCGAATGTTCAATACCATAAAAGGGAGAACGTTCATCCTCCTCGCTCAGGTAAATATGCTGCCAGTTGTAATATGGTTCTATATCATGCACACTGCGAATTTACTGTTTTTTATGCAGCCTGCCTTGCAGGGCTTTTAAATAGCGGCAGAACACGGTGGCCTCATCTTGCCGGGCTTGTGAATGCATTATTTCCGGTCAATACGTATTTTGATTTACATTTGAAAACATTACAAACAGGAATCTGATGGGTTTTAATACTGCTAAAGCATACCTGGAACAATTTGATAAAGACAGCGAAATTATTGAGCTGGATACAACTGCCGCTACAGTGGATACGGCTGCTGCTGCATTGGGCGTAACCGGCAATGAAATTGCAAAATCGGTTTCCTTATATGATAAAGAAGGCGGCGTAATCCTGATCGTAACTGCGGGGCACCAGAAAATAGACAGTAAAAAATTTAAAGCGCAATTTGGTTTTAAAGCCAATATGCTGGCCTTTGAGGATGTGGAACCGCTGACAGGCCATCCACCCGGAGGGGTTTGCCCGTTTGGTGTTCCTGATCATGTGCGGATCTACCTGGATGAATCGCTTAAAAATAATGAATACGTTTATCCCGCGTGCGGTTCCCTAAACACTGCCATCAAACTTTCTGTTGGAGAACTGGCCGCTATTGTTGACCATAAGGGCTGGGTAAATGTTACAAAAAGCGCCGTACCCGGCTGAACGGCCCTTAAACTTTTCTTAAAAAGAACCCATACAGGGAATGGTTGTGCATCTTAACATTCTGTTAATAGATTTATCGGTACGATTCTGTAATTCGCCTATTATTCTTTACCGGAAAAGACAACAGCTGTAAAATTGTAGCTGTTGAAACTTATCATTTAATATTGAAACTTTTACAGCTATGCCCAAAAGAAAATGGACTCTTTTACTCCTGGTTATTTCCGTATCTGTACTCATCGGCTGCTCCAAATCGGATCTTACAGGCAGCAGTTCCGACACTGGTTCCTCCGGCACAACAGGCGGTACTATAACGATCGACAGCACCAGCAACAGCGGTACAGCGGAAGGCAGTGCAGATTCAGCCTACAATGCCGATGACCTGGTAGAGAACTCCACCTTTTCACACACCGTATCAATCGTTTTTGGAACTACTACGGTCATTAATAACCCGCTGGCCGGCAGCGGCGTTTCCATTGCACAATCAGGTGATGCTATTGTGATCACCTCAACAGTAAAAGAGGTGGCCTATGAGTTATCCGGAACCACGGCCAACGGATCGGTAAAAATTTACAGCGACAATAAATTCCGGCTAACGCTGAACGGGGTCAGCATTACCAGTGCAGACGGCCCGGCGATCAATATTCAGTCCGGTAAAAGAGCCTTTATTGTGCTGGCCGCCAATACAACCAATACGTTAACAGATGGCAGCACTTATGCAGCAGGCGCCGAGGATATGAAAGGCGCTTTTTTCAGTGAAGGGCAACTGATCTTCAGCGGAACCGGTTCCCTTACCGTAAAAGGGAATTATAAACACGGCATATGCAGTGATGACTATATACGGGTAAGAAGCGGTACCATTACGGTAACCGGTGCTGTAAGCGATGGCATACATACAAATGATGCCTTTATTGCAGATGGAGGAACCCTTACGATAACTGCAGACAGTGATGGTATTGAGTGTGATGAGGGGTCGATTGTGATCAACAATGGTATACTCACCATTCATGCAGGCGATGATGGTATTACTGCATCCTATAACACTGACAATACCATTGATCCTTATGTGACCATTAACGGTGGCACTATGACAATTACAACCAGTGCGGGAGAAGGTATTGAAAGTAAATCCACATTAACCATTAATAATGGCACTATTTCGGTAACAACTGTTGATGACGGGTTAAATGCCGGCAGTAAAATAAATATTAACGGGGGCTATATCTATGCCAGCAGTTCCTCCAACGATGGTATCGATTCCAACGGGCCGATGACTGTTACCGGCGGCCGCATTGTGGCTATAGGCGCGGCCGCACCGGAAGAGGGTTTCGACTGCGACCAGAATACCTTTAAGATCACCGGGGGCACGCTTGTAGGCATCGGCGGGGCAACCAGTTCTCCTACAGCCAGCGCTTCCACTCAATACTCCGCAATTTTGGGAGGTGCATCCGCCAGCCAGATCTATCATATAGAATCTGCCGGCGGCGCCGAGGCGCTTACGTTCCTGGCTCCTAAAACCTATACCACCCTGTTGTTTTCCGGCGCTAAGCTTAAGGCCAATACCAGCTATGTTATTTATACAGGGGGCAGCGTTGCAAACGGCACCAGCTTTCATGGTCTGTATACCAGCGGTACGTACACACGTGGCACCAAAGGAAGCAGCTTTACCACCAGCAGTATTGTAACCAACGAAGGAGGAAGTACCGGGCCCGGGGGCGGCAGGTAAAGCACTATCCGTAAACCTTCCATTAATAAAAAAATCCCGGCAAATGCCGGGATTACTTTTTGCTATATAAAAACTTACTTCACTTCTTCAAACGGAACATCTGTTACGTCTTCTGTACCACCTGAATTGCCACCGGGTTGCCCCTCACCGTTGCCGGGCTGGCCTGCACCTGCATTGGCCTGGGCACCTCCATCAGCAGCCTGCCCGGATTTATAAATATCCTCACTGGCGGCTGTCCATGCAGCATTCAGCTCTTCCATTGATTTGTCAATGGCTGCCACATCCTGTTGCTTGTGCGCTTCTTTTAATTTAGTTACAGCGCCTTCAATTACTGATTTTTTATCAGCAGGCACCTTATCTCCATATTCCTTCAGTTGTTTTTCTGTCTGGAATATCAGGCTGTCTGCAGCATTCAGCTTATCAATCTTTTCTCTTTCTGCTTTATCAGCGGCCTCATTGGCTTTAGCTTCTGCTTTCATTTTTTCTACTTCTTCTTTGCTTAAACCGCTGCCCGCCTCAATATGGATCTTCTGCTCTTTACCGGTGCCCTTATCCTTTGCAGTAACGTGCATGATACCGTTTGCATCAATGTCAAATGTTACTTCAATCTGAGGCACGCCTCTCGGGGCCGGCGGAATACCGTCCAGGTTAAAGATCCCCAGGCTTTTATTATCTTTTGCCATAGAGCGTTCTCCCTGCAATACGTGTATTTGTACACCGGGCTGGTTATCGCTTGCCGTAGAGAAGACCTCTGATTTCTTTGTGGGAATCGTTGTATTGGCCGGAATAAGGGTGGTCATTACCCCGCCCATGGTTTCA
This window encodes:
- the tpx gene encoding thiol peroxidase, whose product is MAEIKLKGNPVHTVGNLPEKGSQLKDFTLVSSGLQEKKLSDYAGKKIVLNIFPSVDTGVCAASVRAFNQKAAALENTVVINVSKDLPFALSRFCAAEGIENVETLSDFRGHFGEDYGVAFSDSPMKGLLSRAVIVANENGEVIYTEQVPEITSEPNYEAALNALK
- a CDS encoding carbohydrate-binding domain-containing protein yields the protein MPKRKWTLLLLVISVSVLIGCSKSDLTGSSSDTGSSGTTGGTITIDSTSNSGTAEGSADSAYNADDLVENSTFSHTVSIVFGTTTVINNPLAGSGVSIAQSGDAIVITSTVKEVAYELSGTTANGSVKIYSDNKFRLTLNGVSITSADGPAINIQSGKRAFIVLAANTTNTLTDGSTYAAGAEDMKGAFFSEGQLIFSGTGSLTVKGNYKHGICSDDYIRVRSGTITVTGAVSDGIHTNDAFIADGGTLTITADSDGIECDEGSIVINNGILTIHAGDDGITASYNTDNTIDPYVTINGGTMTITTSAGEGIESKSTLTINNGTISVTTVDDGLNAGSKININGGYIYASSSSNDGIDSNGPMTVTGGRIVAIGAAAPEEGFDCDQNTFKITGGTLVGIGGATSSPTASASTQYSAILGGASASQIYHIESAGGAEALTFLAPKTYTTLLFSGAKLKANTSYVIYTGGSVANGTSFHGLYTSGTYTRGTKGSSFTTSSIVTNEGGSTGPGGGR
- a CDS encoding M16 family metallopeptidase, whose amino-acid sequence is MKYQPFSIKGLLIGFLLLANLSMIAQVNLNEPISVDPKVKTGRLSNGFTYYIRQNKKPENKVELRLVVNAGSILEDDDQQGLAHMAEHMAFNGTKNFKKNDIVSFLQSIGVGFGNDLNAYTGFDETVYMLPIPTDKPGNLEKGFQILEDWAHNVTYNTDDINDERKVILEESRLGKGAEDRMFRQIYPRLFAGSKYADRIPIGIDSIIRTYHPDLIRRFYKDWYRPDLMAAIIVGDVDPATAEAMVKRHFSRLTNPANERRRIAADVKPYTTNDGMVVTDKEATNYMVNIAYSAFPSKEAQTVGEYERELIKNIFTSILNQRLRDLTQQANPPFLGAYNYFGSYARNYDQFNAGAAVATAADVQKGLSALAEEIEKIKRFGSTQAELDRVKKMMEAGMEKAYNERDKTESSNYVEEYTRNFLTNEPIPGIAKENAYYKELLPLISLKEVNDFARSLQQHPNYLVTLTGPEAAGLPSAQGLVNTVAAVASRTDLKADEEKTVATDLLTIQPMPGRIIKETTDAKLGTKTWELSNGTTVTIKKTDFKDDEIQMGGSRYGGTNEYGVADKFNAQYALAVVNAMGYGNFSPTDLQKALAGKTVSAAASMGAITDGFSGSSGKKDLETMLQLLYLKATAPRIDTALFHSFIRKNKASVAFVLADPQASFVDTLIKTVYGNNPLAPVAVPRPEYFDQINMERAVQIYKEHFGDASGMQFAFVGSIDEAVLKPLVEKYIGGLPATGKKFRFRDNGVRPAKGRVDLTVYKGAAEKSLILEMISGETAYDQDLALNMRAVSEVLNIRIIEELREKIQGIYAGGTSARLEQYPYPHFTFFAQLPTGPSAVDTLLKAMSAETSNIKTNGPSAGNLDKVKQQMLEHNKVAMQQNGTWLNYILETRLEKKDADRFLNSAKYINSLTPESVKKAAQTIFSSGNIVTAILQPAKKQDSK
- a CDS encoding YbaK/EbsC family protein gives rise to the protein MGFNTAKAYLEQFDKDSEIIELDTTAATVDTAAAALGVTGNEIAKSVSLYDKEGGVILIVTAGHQKIDSKKFKAQFGFKANMLAFEDVEPLTGHPPGGVCPFGVPDHVRIYLDESLKNNEYVYPACGSLNTAIKLSVGELAAIVDHKGWVNVTKSAVPG
- the rsmI gene encoding 16S rRNA (cytidine(1402)-2'-O)-methyltransferase gives rise to the protein MLYLVPTPIGNLKDITLRALEVLKEVDVILAEDTRITLHLLNHYQISKPLTPYHQHNEHKILQHLADQLCAGKKMALVTDAGTPGISDPAFLLVRECVKQGVTVTSLPGATAFVPALVNSGLPANRFCFEGFLPLKKGRHTLLESLKTEERTMIFYESPLRLVKTLNEFAGYFGPDRECSVSRELTKLYEETKRGRLSEVADYFSQKTVKGEIVIIVKGFEAAKNKKKQPDAQ
- the purS gene encoding phosphoribosylformylglycinamidine synthase subunit PurS, whose translation is MNYTVQVVVMPLKELLDPQGKAVLGGLENLGLGKIKDVRVGKNITLQIEADSKEAAKSIAEEAAGKLLANAVMEYFEVTVL
- a CDS encoding TMEM175 family protein, giving the protein MTKSRLEAFSDGVLAIIITIMVLELKVPEAEGGYTLKSLMPLIPTFLSYLLSFIYVGIYWNNHHHMFQMADKINGRVLWKNLNLLFWLSLVPFTTAWMDKHYDRPIPVALYGVVLLMSGLAYVILQNELIRIGGPECKLAKAVGTDAKGKASWILYLAGIGGCFIAPWIGIAIYTIVAVIWFIPDKRIEKLYTDQDAF
- a CDS encoding CDP-alcohol phosphatidyltransferase family protein, with protein sequence MKQIPNLFTLLNLVFGCVAIKFILQPETAFLSSGGKVVTSGMLTGGFLLLCAAVVDFLDGFVARLFKATSAMGEQLDSLADAVSFGVAPGMILYRLLQAGYSDHSNATEWWYLPAIIFPCAAVWRLAKFNLDKEQRYYFKGLPTPAAGLTAASLPAIAYSGSEAMNQLIFTPAVIYTVIIIISWLMISNLPIISLKFQSYTLKANIDKLLLAIIALLAILIFKWAAVPVVLVAYVIVSLIFKPNKEKI